AATAAATTCCCTCTCAATCATTATTTTTCCTGCCTGGGGTCTTTCAAAGTCTATATTGTATAATGTGATATCAATTCAGGCAGATATCACAACATTATCGCATATTACAGAATGCGGGTTAAAAATGGAAAACCAGTTAAGGCAGAACATCCTGCATCTGTAATTAACCTTTAAAAGCTCCAATAATATAACGGATCATAAACCGGAATAGTCATGTTTAACGAAAATTCTAAAAACACAAATGAACTTCAAAAACATCTGCATAGGAAAAATGATTGAAAATGGAGTTGCAGAAAACGGGATAGAAATATCCCGGATCTGTAACTTTCTAAAATGTTCCAAAGACGATATAAAGCAAATGTATTGTTCAAATCTTTGGATTCAGAGGTTTTATTATGATGAAGCAAGTTTCTGAAATACAATTTTTTCAGGTACTATTCTCAACATTTGATCAGATTCAGTCAAAAGAAATGACTAAGTCTCAGTTACAAGATCCCTAAAATAATACTTTACAAATGGATAGACAAATACAGAAGCTTCAAAAATTAGTTAAGTTGCATATTAATCAATCCAAGGCTGATTTGGTAAACACTTATGGAAGACCCTGCAAATATTCGGATAATGAAATTTGGTTTTATCATGAATACCGCTGGGGAATATTCAGAGACGAGATTACATTTATCTTTCAGAAAAATGTTGTGGTAGATATCATGATATCACAATATATTTTTTGGAAAGAATATAAAAACATATTCTACTACGAAAGTAAAAATCCCGAATATAAAATAATAAAGTTCTAAATCAACAAGAAAGACATAAAAAGAAAGGCAAATTAATGAATTATATGAAAAATATAATCACTGATATTTTGCAGGAGAAAATTATTTTAGACAGAATAATGCAGGGAGAAGTGAAGTGGTAATCTGGCAGAAGTATATGGGTTTATATTATAAAAAAACATTTTTCAAAAGAAATAGCGATTATCATTGATTTTGCTCCTGATGACATTGTATAGAATACTAGAAAAAAAAATGCGGATTTCTAAGTGCATCTTTTTTTAGGATAAAAAAACGATAACATTTATACGAAAAAAAATGAAACAAAATTCAATTGCATACCCTGATTATAAAAGTATTTATAGAGATATCCTGAATAATAAATTTCCGGATAAAATAAAAGAGTGTTTACCGCTGCTCGATAAAGAAAACTTATCTGCCATTGATATTCTCTCCCTTAACCGGAAAATTTTTGGGCAATCAGAAGAGTCTTTAAAAATAAAT
This genomic interval from Chryseobacterium joostei contains the following:
- a CDS encoding transposase, which translates into the protein MKQNSIAYPDYKSIYRDILNNKFPDKIKECLPLLDKENLSAIDILSLNRKIFGQSEESLKINQKHSSFHKSDILQILDYQKKHQLNNVQLAKHFKLSRNTITKWKKIFLV